One region of Terriglobales bacterium genomic DNA includes:
- a CDS encoding DUF465 domain-containing protein, producing the protein MALHDDLIANHEEFRRLAQEHQQYAQRLDSLIQKRYLSEDEKLEEVRLKKLKLRLKDQMEIIEQQHRRTAHQVA; encoded by the coding sequence ATGGCACTCCACGATGACCTCATTGCCAACCACGAAGAATTTCGTCGGTTGGCGCAAGAGCATCAGCAGTACGCACAACGCCTCGATTCACTCATCCAAAAAAGATACTTAAGCGAAGACGAGAAGCTGGAAGAGGTCCGTCTGAAGAAGCTCAAACTCCGCCTGAAGGACCAGATGGAGATCATCGAGCAGCAGCACCGGCGGACCGCGCACCAGGTAGCATAA
- the rimI gene encoding ribosomal protein S18-alanine N-acetyltransferase has protein sequence MRIRPAKPEDLPAMQAIEKHAATAAHWTAADYDKIFNAPELATDWRRIALVIENGGKVEGFLVAQTVGGEWEIENLAIEPEARRRGHGTRLVGELLDRARAQGASAVFLEVRASNAAARSLYEKWAFVEGGRRPGYYRQPEEDAVLYKFTFA, from the coding sequence TTGAGGATCCGTCCCGCCAAGCCCGAGGACCTGCCCGCGATGCAGGCCATCGAGAAGCATGCCGCGACGGCGGCGCACTGGACCGCCGCCGACTACGACAAGATCTTCAATGCCCCCGAGCTCGCGACCGACTGGCGGCGGATCGCGCTGGTCATCGAGAACGGAGGCAAGGTCGAGGGTTTCCTGGTCGCACAGACGGTGGGCGGCGAGTGGGAGATCGAGAACCTGGCCATCGAGCCCGAGGCGCGGCGGCGGGGCCACGGCACGCGCCTGGTCGGGGAGCTGCTGGACAGGGCGCGGGCGCAGGGCGCGTCGGCTGTGTTCCTCGAGGTGCGGGCGTCGAACGCCGCGGCGCGGTCGCTCTACGAGAAGTGGGCGTTCGTGGAGGGCGGGCGCCGGCCTGGGTACTACCGGCAGCCGGAAGAGGACGCGGTCCTCTATAAGTTCACGTTCGCCTGA